A genome region from Solanum pennellii chromosome 12, SPENNV200 includes the following:
- the LOC114075221 gene encoding ribosomal RNA small subunit methyltransferase mra1-like — MTRLLLRECTTDAAREKRKKKAENYDKEEEIEVPLEEEESTKRVKTEHSEANTEAAERVVDLLSGIPIVATDQSNKPGVIFIIERISPEIAKIEKTYQLLNSDEHSNILNKNGRYPSDYRPDIGHQQEVDGSNFCQLFVEMGGGMFWSGIESASESMSNTNMERDIW, encoded by the exons ATGACACGTTTGTTGCTGCGTGAATGTACTACTGATGCGGCAA gggagaagagaaaaaagaaagcaGAGAATtatgataaagaagaagaaattgaggTACCTTTGGAAGAGGAGGAATCAACAAAAAGAGTGAAGACTGAACACTCTGAGGCAAACACCGAGGCAGCTGAAAGAGTTGTAGATTTACTATCTGGCATTCCTATTGTTGCAACTGATCAATCCAATAAACCTGGTGTTATTTTCATCATTGAAAGAATTTCTCCTGAAATTGCTAAAATTGAAAAG ACGTATCAACTTCTGAATTCTGATGAACACTCCAACATTCTGAATAAGAATGGTCGGTACCCTTCTGATTATCGGCCTGATATTGGGCATCAG CAAGAAGTTGATGGTTCAAACTTCTGTCAACTTTTTGTGGAGATGGGTGGTGGAATGTTCTGGTCAGGTATTGAGTCCGCTAGTGAAAGTATGTCGAATACAAACATGGAAAGGGATATCTGGTAG